In one Nocardia tengchongensis genomic region, the following are encoded:
- a CDS encoding FHA domain-containing protein — protein sequence MAGRPVIEIREWGRPARRRMLDGPLVFGREGSQEVLADGGVSRQHLRLVPTPTALSVVDLGSRNGTTVNGVALTGRRVLVTGDVVRLGRCEILVLHTPTVEPDGFDGSETVLGPTGAIPRPPGGEPAPAPGWVAVANRVLGLDPSGERNLFPAFTDLTSRIPLRVWQAARAC from the coding sequence ATGGCGGGTCGGCCGGTCATCGAGATCCGGGAGTGGGGACGGCCCGCGCGGCGGCGCATGCTCGACGGTCCACTCGTGTTCGGGCGCGAAGGCAGTCAGGAAGTACTCGCCGACGGCGGGGTCTCGCGGCAGCATCTGCGGCTGGTGCCGACCCCCACCGCCCTGTCGGTCGTCGACCTGGGCAGCCGCAACGGCACCACCGTGAACGGTGTCGCGCTGACCGGCCGGCGCGTACTGGTCACCGGCGACGTGGTGCGGCTGGGGCGCTGCGAGATCCTCGTGCTGCACACGCCGACCGTCGAACCGGACGGATTCGACGGGTCGGAGACCGTGCTCGGGCCCACGGGGGCGATACCGCGTCCACCGGGCGGCGAACCGGCGCCCGCGCCGGGCTGGGTGGCCGTCGCCAACCGGGTCCTCGGTCTCGACCCCTCGGGGGAACGAAACCTGTTCCCCGCCTTCACCGATCTGACCAGCCGGATCCCGCTGCGGGTCTGGCAGGCCGCGCGCGCGTGCTGA
- a CDS encoding nuclear transport factor 2 family protein, whose protein sequence is MAAQPRDVVEQYVKLVATGPTSAIVDLYAADAVIEDPIGSPERRGHEAIGELYKALEGLERETELHTVKVAGNHVAAHFTLVSVTNGHKMTLAPIDVMELNDEGKIIKMRAYWGPEDLKMEQI, encoded by the coding sequence ATGGCAGCGCAGCCCCGGGATGTCGTGGAGCAGTACGTGAAGCTGGTCGCCACCGGCCCGACCTCGGCCATCGTCGACCTGTACGCCGCGGACGCGGTGATCGAGGACCCGATCGGCTCGCCCGAACGGCGCGGCCACGAGGCCATCGGGGAGCTCTACAAGGCCCTCGAGGGCCTCGAGCGCGAGACCGAGCTGCACACCGTCAAGGTGGCCGGCAACCACGTCGCCGCCCACTTCACCCTGGTCTCCGTGACCAACGGGCACAAGATGACCCTCGCGCCCATCGACGTGATGGAGCTGAACGACGAGGGCAAGATCATCAAGATGCGCGCCTACTGGGGTCCCGAAGACCTGAAGATGGAGCAGATCTAA
- a CDS encoding FdhF/YdeP family oxidoreductase — protein sequence MHRAAPESDIDESALQVTAPKTEAAGVKAVTVALERAVEEMGVVRTMRTLARVNQRHGFDCPGCAWPEPTGRRRPAEFCENGAKAVAEEATLRTVTPKFFAQHSIDELANKSGYWLGQQGRLTHPMVLREGDTHYSPIAWDDAYRLIADSLRGLDSPDEAVFYTSGRTANETAFLYQLLVRAYGTNNLPDCSNMCHESSGTALVGSIGIGKGSVTIDDFAKADLIIVAGQNPGTNHPRMLSALAEAKTHGAKVIAVNPLPETGLISFKDPQTLKGFTGGTSIADDFLQIRLGGDMALFQGLAKLLFDAEDRAPGTVVDRAFVDAHTAGFAEYEKHMRAVDLDTVVKATGLTREDLERTAKLLAESTSTIICWAMGLTQQVHGVATIEEATNLLLLRGMIGKPGAGVCPVRGHSNVQGDRTMGIWEKMPEPFLAALDREFGITSPRTHGFDTVNAIRAMRDGRGKVFFGMGGNFVSATPDTEVTEAALRNCELTVQVSTKLNRSHVVHGRTALILPTLGRTDADIQDGVRQQVSVEDSMSMVHLSTGRLTPVGDQLRSEVAIVCELAEQLFGTSHAIPWAEFRRDYDKIRDAIARVVPGCADYNAKVRGRNGFQLPHPPRDAREFRTATGKANFAVNDLHWLPVPEGRLILQTLRSHDQYNTTIYGLDDRYRGIRDGRRVVLVNPRDITALGFAEDDLVDVISEFEDGTERSVAGFRLVGYPTPPGNAAAYYPETNPLIPLDHVAKRSNTPVSKAVTVRFERHTHVIA from the coding sequence ATGCATCGAGCCGCGCCCGAGAGCGACATCGACGAGTCCGCGCTGCAGGTCACCGCCCCCAAGACGGAGGCGGCAGGCGTCAAGGCGGTCACGGTCGCGCTGGAGCGCGCGGTCGAGGAGATGGGTGTGGTGCGCACGATGCGCACGCTGGCCCGGGTGAATCAGCGGCACGGCTTCGACTGTCCGGGTTGCGCCTGGCCGGAACCGACCGGTCGGCGGCGACCGGCCGAGTTCTGCGAGAACGGCGCCAAGGCCGTCGCCGAGGAAGCGACCCTGCGCACCGTCACCCCGAAGTTCTTCGCGCAGCACTCCATCGACGAACTCGCGAACAAGTCCGGCTACTGGCTGGGCCAACAGGGCCGCCTCACCCACCCGATGGTGCTGCGCGAGGGCGACACCCACTACTCCCCCATCGCCTGGGACGACGCCTACCGCCTGATCGCGGACAGCCTGCGCGGCCTGGACTCCCCCGACGAGGCCGTCTTCTACACCTCCGGCCGCACCGCCAACGAGACGGCGTTCCTCTACCAGTTGCTGGTCCGCGCCTACGGCACCAACAACCTGCCCGACTGCTCCAACATGTGCCACGAGTCCTCGGGCACCGCGCTGGTCGGCTCGATCGGCATCGGCAAAGGCTCGGTCACCATCGACGACTTCGCCAAGGCCGACCTGATCATCGTGGCCGGACAGAACCCCGGCACCAACCACCCGCGCATGCTCTCCGCGCTGGCTGAAGCGAAGACGCACGGCGCGAAGGTGATCGCCGTCAACCCGCTACCCGAGACCGGGCTGATCAGTTTCAAGGACCCGCAGACCCTGAAGGGCTTCACCGGCGGCACCAGCATCGCCGACGACTTCCTGCAGATCCGCCTCGGCGGCGACATGGCCCTGTTCCAGGGCTTGGCCAAGCTCTTGTTCGACGCCGAGGACCGCGCTCCGGGCACGGTGGTGGACCGCGCCTTCGTCGACGCCCACACCGCGGGCTTCGCCGAATACGAAAAGCACATGCGCGCAGTCGATCTCGACACCGTCGTGAAGGCCACCGGGCTGACCCGCGAGGACCTGGAGCGCACCGCGAAACTCCTGGCCGAATCCACCTCGACCATCATCTGCTGGGCCATGGGCCTGACCCAGCAGGTGCACGGCGTGGCCACCATCGAGGAGGCCACCAACCTGCTGTTGCTGCGCGGCATGATCGGCAAGCCCGGCGCGGGCGTGTGCCCGGTGCGCGGCCACTCCAATGTGCAGGGCGACCGCACCATGGGCATCTGGGAGAAGATGCCCGAACCGTTCCTGGCCGCCCTGGATCGCGAATTCGGCATCACCAGCCCGCGCACCCACGGCTTCGACACCGTGAACGCCATCCGCGCCATGCGGGACGGCCGCGGCAAGGTTTTCTTCGGCATGGGCGGCAATTTCGTCTCCGCCACCCCGGACACCGAGGTCACCGAGGCCGCGCTGCGCAATTGCGAACTCACCGTGCAGGTGTCGACCAAGCTCAACCGCAGCCACGTGGTGCACGGGCGCACCGCGCTGATCCTGCCCACCCTGGGCCGCACCGACGCCGACATCCAGGACGGTGTGCGCCAACAGGTTTCGGTCGAGGACTCGATGTCGATGGTGCACCTGTCGACGGGACGGCTGACCCCGGTCGGCGATCAGCTGCGCAGCGAGGTCGCCATCGTCTGCGAGCTCGCCGAGCAGCTGTTCGGCACGAGCCACGCGATCCCGTGGGCCGAGTTCCGCCGCGACTACGACAAGATCCGCGACGCCATCGCCCGCGTGGTTCCCGGCTGCGCCGACTACAACGCGAAGGTCCGCGGCCGCAACGGTTTCCAGCTCCCGCACCCGCCCCGCGACGCCCGCGAATTCCGGACCGCCACCGGCAAGGCCAATTTCGCGGTCAACGACCTGCACTGGCTGCCGGTCCCCGAGGGCCGCCTGATCCTGCAGACCCTGCGCAGTCACGACCAGTACAACACCACCATCTACGGCCTGGACGACCGCTACCGCGGCATCCGCGACGGCCGCCGGGTGGTTTTGGTCAACCCGCGCGACATCACCGCGCTCGGCTTCGCCGAGGACGATCTGGTCGACGTCATCTCCGAGTTCGAGGACGGCACCGAACGCAGTGTGGCCGGGTTCCGGCTGGTCGGCTACCCGACCCCGCCCGGCAACGCCGCCGCCTACTACCCCGAGACCAATCCCCTGATCCCCCTCGACCACGTCGCGAAACGCTCCAACACGCCCGTCTCCAAGGCGGTCACCGTCCGCTTCGAACGCCACACCCACGTGATCGCATGA
- a CDS encoding serine/threonine-protein kinase, whose translation MGNLSAADVARVRAALPGYEIGGQIGVRGGAGRGASRAAPAGRHQTDSAHFADDMQVRRRFVDEARVMAALDHPHVVPVYDYIEHDDLCLLVLEYLPGGTVENRFITAGFEATAAVAVALSCAAGLDAAHRSGILHRDVKPSNLMFAANGALKLTDFGIAKIVGGEDTLVTKAGEIIGTPSYIAPEQVRGNQLTPATDVYALATMLYQLLSGVLPFQTGSDALALLFAHAYGDPVPLTDVAPFVPHPIADAVMRGLASDPAQRYDSAETFGVAIAETAAHFWGANWLTPVGIPVIGADTIVAAATGGPRLTPPVPHTPPPGRGLQGPFTPPPGSGMQPGPGMPSGPGMRSGPAIPPRGSGPITPGPQPIRSQRPPNSTTGPPMPPGDPRRAPGGPGGQPTRFGSAAAAENAARATTPVDRRSAPTMRAGQTPGVMPGRAGGPGATLPTERIRPREPIQHGGAKLAEVARADLVPVQQVVTLPSPRVPFLVAALLAVVTGGVAVLGMGMAERSAPPVGMVRIGGVDPAAGTVVLDLSKPVPVTVSGGAADGAKLSVKVLGVRAGGESADLAGGAGELAAPVNRYVLAGRLTGELSLSRNGSETADYTFGVRTRQPATTTATGVGLALLLLFAAAYAESNARTLRHGSARFASTVGLAVSMGLLGVAAVGAAWVLLGREPTLLAVIACAAGGAAAGLALATGCRRVGKRYRYVRVQRLRERA comes from the coding sequence GTGGGGAATCTGAGCGCCGCGGATGTGGCGCGCGTGCGGGCGGCGCTGCCCGGGTACGAGATCGGCGGGCAGATCGGGGTGCGGGGTGGTGCTGGCCGGGGTGCATCGCGGGCTGCACCGGCGGGTCGCCATCAAACAGATTCCGCGCACTTCGCCGACGACATGCAGGTGCGGCGGCGGTTCGTCGACGAAGCGCGGGTGATGGCGGCGCTCGACCACCCGCACGTGGTGCCGGTGTACGACTACATCGAGCACGACGATCTGTGCCTGCTGGTGCTGGAGTATCTTCCCGGTGGCACCGTCGAGAACCGTTTCATCACAGCGGGTTTCGAGGCGACGGCGGCGGTGGCGGTCGCGCTGTCCTGCGCGGCCGGACTGGACGCGGCGCACCGCAGCGGCATCCTGCACCGCGACGTGAAACCCTCCAACCTCATGTTCGCCGCCAACGGCGCGCTCAAACTCACCGACTTCGGCATCGCCAAGATCGTCGGCGGTGAGGACACCCTGGTGACCAAGGCGGGCGAGATCATCGGCACGCCCTCCTATATCGCCCCCGAACAGGTGCGCGGCAACCAGCTCACCCCGGCCACCGACGTCTACGCCCTGGCCACCATGCTCTACCAGCTCCTGTCCGGCGTCCTTCCCTTCCAAACCGGCTCCGACGCCCTCGCGCTGCTCTTCGCCCACGCCTACGGCGACCCCGTTCCCCTCACCGACGTGGCCCCGTTCGTCCCGCACCCCATCGCCGACGCCGTCATGCGCGGCCTCGCCTCCGACCCCGCGCAACGCTACGACTCCGCCGAAACCTTCGGCGTCGCCATCGCCGAAACCGCCGCCCACTTCTGGGGCGCGAATTGGCTCACCCCCGTAGGCATCCCGGTCATCGGCGCCGACACCATCGTCGCCGCCGCCACCGGCGGCCCCCGCCTGACTCCTCCCGTCCCGCACACCCCACCCCCGGGCCGCGGCCTGCAGGGCCCCTTCACTCCGCCGCCCGGCTCGGGGATGCAGCCTGGTCCGGGAATGCCCTCCGGCCCTGGAATGCGTTCCGGCCCAGCGATTCCACCGCGCGGATCGGGGCCGATCACGCCAGGACCGCAACCGATCCGCTCCCAGCGCCCGCCCAACTCCACCACCGGCCCACCGATGCCACCCGGCGATCCCCGCCGGGCACCGGGCGGCCCGGGCGGGCAACCCACACGGTTCGGCTCGGCCGCCGCGGCCGAGAACGCCGCCCGCGCGACAACTCCCGTCGACCGCCGCTCCGCGCCGACGATGCGGGCCGGTCAGACTCCAGGGGTCATGCCCGGCCGCGCCGGCGGGCCGGGAGCCACGCTGCCGACGGAGCGGATTCGGCCTCGGGAGCCGATTCAGCACGGCGGGGCGAAGCTGGCGGAGGTGGCGCGGGCGGATCTGGTGCCGGTGCAGCAGGTTGTCACCTTGCCGTCGCCGCGGGTGCCGTTCCTGGTGGCAGCCTTGCTGGCGGTGGTGACCGGTGGGGTGGCGGTGCTCGGGATGGGGATGGCCGAACGGAGTGCGCCGCCGGTGGGAATGGTTCGGATCGGCGGGGTCGACCCGGCCGCCGGGACGGTGGTGCTCGATCTGTCGAAGCCGGTGCCGGTCACCGTGTCCGGTGGCGCGGCCGACGGGGCGAAGCTGTCGGTGAAGGTGCTGGGGGTGCGGGCCGGGGGCGAGAGCGCCGACCTGGCGGGCGGGGCGGGGGAGCTGGCAGCGCCGGTGAACCGGTATGTGCTGGCGGGGCGGCTGACGGGGGAATTGTCGTTGTCCCGCAACGGGTCCGAGACGGCCGACTACACGTTCGGGGTGCGCACGCGGCAGCCCGCGACCACCACCGCCACCGGAGTCGGGCTGGCCTTGCTGTTGCTGTTCGCGGCGGCCTACGCCGAATCGAACGCGCGGACCCTGCGGCACGGCAGTGCCCGGTTCGCCTCCACCGTCGGATTGGCCGTCAGCATGGGACTGCTCGGCGTGGCGGCGGTCGGCGCGGCCTGGGTGCTGCTCGGGCGTGAACCGACGCTGCTCGCTGTGATCGCCTGTGCCGCAGGCGGTGCCGCGGCGGGGCTGGCGCTCGCCACCGGGTGCCGCCGAGTCGGCAAGCGGTACCGGTATGTGCGGGTGCAACGGCTACGGGAGAGAGCGTGA
- a CDS encoding ATP-dependent Clp protease proteolytic subunit: protein MSNMIDPRAAGVTFAAAGNLPQSRYILPQFTEQTSFGVKTSDPYNKLFEERIIFLGNQVDDVSANDIMAQLLVLESQDPDRDITMYINSPGGSFTALMAIYDTMQYVRADVATVCLGQAASAAAVILAAGAPGKRAALPNARILIHQPSTSGGIQGQVSDLEIQAAEIERMRRLMEVTLARHTGKDADVIRKDTDRDKILTADEAKDYGIVDTVFEYRKLSAQK from the coding sequence ATGTCCAACATGATCGATCCGCGGGCCGCGGGCGTCACCTTCGCCGCCGCCGGTAACCTGCCGCAGTCGCGCTACATCCTGCCGCAGTTCACCGAGCAGACCAGCTTCGGCGTCAAGACCTCCGACCCTTACAACAAGCTGTTCGAAGAGCGAATCATCTTCCTGGGCAACCAGGTCGACGACGTCTCGGCCAACGACATCATGGCGCAGCTGCTGGTGCTCGAGTCTCAGGACCCGGACCGCGACATCACCATGTACATCAACTCGCCCGGTGGCTCGTTCACCGCGCTGATGGCCATCTACGACACCATGCAGTACGTGCGCGCCGACGTCGCCACCGTCTGCCTGGGTCAGGCCGCCTCGGCCGCCGCGGTCATCCTCGCGGCCGGCGCGCCCGGCAAGCGCGCCGCGCTGCCGAACGCCCGCATCCTGATTCACCAGCCGTCCACCTCGGGCGGTATTCAGGGCCAGGTCTCCGACCTCGAGATCCAGGCCGCCGAGATCGAGCGCATGCGTCGCCTCATGGAGGTCACGCTGGCGCGCCACACCGGCAAGGACGCGGACGTCATCCGCAAGGACACCGACCGCGACAAGATCCTCACCGCCGACGAGGCGAAGGACTACGGCATCGTCGACACGGTGTTCGAGTACCGCAAGCTCAGCGCGCAGAAATGA
- the fdhD gene encoding formate dehydrogenase accessory sulfurtransferase FdhD yields MSRVTARRRTLRISPNGTITRPDTLAVEEPLEIRTGGQSLTVTMRTPGADIDLVHGFLYAEGIIDTAEDIVSARYCAGTDENGQNTYNVLDVQLRTPVPVRPRPFLTSSSCGLCGKTALDEVRTRIRHPIPAGSPRIDVHTLAKLPTELRSRQQVFDATGGLHGAGLFTADGEAVAVREDIGRHNAVDKLVGWALRENRLPAQDLILMVSGRASFELVQKAVMAGIPLLGAVSAPSSLAVDLAADAGLTLVGFLRGETMNVYTGEDRIAL; encoded by the coding sequence ATGAGCCGCGTCACCGCCCGCCGCCGCACCCTGCGCATCTCCCCGAACGGCACCATCACCCGGCCCGACACCCTGGCCGTGGAGGAGCCGCTGGAGATCCGCACGGGCGGGCAGTCGCTGACCGTCACCATGCGCACGCCGGGCGCGGACATCGATCTGGTGCACGGTTTCCTCTACGCCGAGGGCATCATCGACACGGCCGAGGACATCGTCAGCGCCCGCTACTGCGCCGGCACCGACGAGAACGGGCAGAACACCTACAACGTGCTCGACGTCCAATTGCGGACGCCGGTCCCGGTGCGGCCCAGGCCGTTCCTGACCAGCAGCTCGTGCGGGCTGTGCGGCAAGACGGCCCTCGACGAGGTGCGGACCCGCATCCGCCATCCGATCCCCGCCGGGTCACCGCGCATCGATGTGCACACCCTGGCCAAGCTGCCCACCGAACTCCGTTCCCGCCAGCAGGTTTTCGACGCCACCGGCGGCTTGCACGGTGCGGGCCTGTTCACCGCGGACGGCGAGGCGGTGGCCGTGCGCGAGGACATCGGGCGGCACAATGCGGTGGACAAGCTGGTCGGCTGGGCGTTGCGCGAGAACCGGCTGCCCGCACAGGATCTCATTCTCATGGTGAGTGGTCGCGCGTCGTTCGAGCTGGTGCAGAAGGCCGTCATGGCGGGCATTCCGCTGCTGGGCGCGGTCTCGGCGCCCAGTTCCCTGGCCGTGGATCTGGCCGCCGACGCCGGGCTGACGCTGGTCGGATTCCTGCGCGGCGAAACGATGAACGTGTACACCGGTGAGGACCGCATCGCACTGTGA